A portion of the Candidatus Kryptonium sp. genome contains these proteins:
- a CDS encoding biopolymer transporter ExbD has translation MFKRRRRAEAEIPSASMADIAFELLIFFLVATTFDVDTGIGLVLPPAAETTEQVKVKQSDIAKLLVNAAGEVLLDGELITVQQIRELIKNKIKANPKLIISIKTDRETNYSRYIEVLDELKLAYNDLREEYSLKTFGKSYRDLTREQQEEVKKEIPIRISIAEPEEVK, from the coding sequence TTCAATGGCTGATATAGCGTTTGAATTGCTAATCTTTTTCCTCGTTGCAACGACATTTGATGTTGATACGGGTATCGGTCTTGTACTTCCACCTGCTGCTGAAACAACCGAGCAAGTAAAAGTTAAGCAAAGCGATATAGCTAAATTACTTGTAAACGCAGCTGGTGAGGTTCTGCTTGATGGTGAATTAATAACTGTTCAACAAATCCGAGAGCTAATAAAAAATAAGATTAAAGCAAATCCCAAACTTATCATCTCAATCAAAACAGATCGTGAGACAAACTATAGCAGATACATTGAAGTGCTTGATGAGCTGAAACTTGCCTATAACGATCTACGCGAGGAATATTCACTTAAAACATTTGGGAAATCATACCGAGATTTAACAAGAGAGCAACAGGAAGAAGTAAAGAAAGAAATTCCGATTCGTATCTCAATAGCCGAACCAGAGGAAGTTAAATAA
- a CDS encoding biopolymer transporter ExbD — MKFQKKFGQTKPRVPTASLPDIIFMMLLFFMVTTTIKVFDVKVRYILPEAAAIEKIENKRLISYIWVGKDGRIQIDDNIVQLDDIVDIMYRKRQENPNVIVSLRIDRDSKMGIVIDIQQRLRKADALRINYSTLQKL; from the coding sequence ATGAAATTTCAGAAGAAATTCGGACAGACTAAACCACGCGTTCCAACAGCATCTTTGCCGGATATCATCTTCATGATGTTGTTGTTTTTCATGGTTACGACGACAATTAAAGTATTTGATGTTAAAGTAAGATATATTTTACCTGAGGCAGCTGCGATTGAAAAAATTGAAAACAAACGACTTATCTCTTATATCTGGGTAGGAAAAGATGGAAGAATTCAAATTGATGATAACATAGTTCAACTTGATGACATCGTTGACATAATGTACAGAAAGCGACAAGAAAATCCTAATGTGATCGTTTCGCTTAGAATTGACAGAGATTCCAAAATGGGAATTGTAATTGATATCCAGCAAAGATTAAGAAAAGCGGACGCGCTAAGAATTAACTACTCAACTTTGCAAAAGTTGTAA